The proteins below come from a single Malus sylvestris chromosome 3, drMalSylv7.2, whole genome shotgun sequence genomic window:
- the LOC126616765 gene encoding 60S ribosomal protein L18a-like protein has protein sequence MGEDEKNRGVSSDHQHHYPPPPPEYGTFQGVANYPPPPPPTGFPQPAPPPGAANPSAPPHPENYAYGYQTVPGYAVAEGQPVREHRLRCCGCGLGWCLFIIGFFLATVPWYVGAIILLCARNRMDPREKPGYYACTVGALLATIAIVLGATKGGHGW, from the exons ATGGGCGAAGACGAAAAGAACAGAGGAGTGTCAAGTGATCATCAGCATCACTATCCCCCTCCGCCACCCGAGTACGGAACTTTCCAAGGAGTAGCCAACTACCCACCACCGCCTCCGCCGACAGGATTCCCTCAGCCGGCGCCGCCGCCGGGAGCCGCTAACCCTTCGGCTCCTCCTCATCCTGAAAACTACGCTTATGGATATCAAACCGTTCCTG GTTATGCGGTTGCTGAAGGGCAACCTGTAAGAGAGCATCGCCTTCGTTGCTGTGGTTGTGGACTTGGCTGGTGCTT GTTTATTATCGGTTTCTTCCTTGCTACCGTCCCCTGGTATGTTGGTGCAATTATCCTACTTTGCGCTAGGAATAGGATGGACCCCCGAGAGAAACCAGGATATTACGCTTGCACAGTTGGC GCTCTTCTTGCAACAATTGCTATTGTACTTGGTGCAACAAAGGGAGGTCATGGCTGGTAA
- the LOC126614316 gene encoding C2 domain-containing protein At1g53590-like isoform X2, which translates to MDVTEVTVIHHVGIVLMVIWFLSHFNCCHPVAYFISLIYLYLVHERYVMRLRKKLQFEERKQANQRRVLSDSETVRWLNHAVEKIWPICMEQIASQKVLLPIIPWFLEKYKPWTVGKAIVQHLYLGRNPPMFTEMRVLRQSTDDDHLVLELGMNFLTADDMLGILAVKLRKRLGFGIWAKLHITGMHVEGKVLIGVRFLCKWPFLGRVRLCFVEPPYFQMTVKPIFTHGLNVTEVPGIDGWLDKLLSVAFEQTLVQPNMLVVDMEKFTSPEQESWFSVDEKDPVAYVRVEVIKASDIKASDLNGFADPYVKGHLGVYQFKTKIQKKTLTPKWHEEFKIPIITWDSPNVLAIEVHDKDIFVDDALGECSINISDFRNGVRHDMWLPLQKAGRLHLAVTVLDENGKKNLQGLDLNRFHTQGDDSPDVQEKPDVKERRNSFASDTGNKGSFSSISSGKSAKVADHFEPIDIDGQKETGIWVHHPGSEVSQTWEARKGKGRRLNTQIQGEPNGSGIGSQVNDTSSTDENPEDKRRMASVRRGLHKIGSVFHRNSKEDNSCTFKEPLETPRVNLRAVNENNIGVRYVVEDGLCSSPSGKTNSKGGALSSGESGSDSPGKGNVKDMAKSLYKSAERSVKHALSRKGSRKSQADPRAVSEKEILADSTSSDDDDSLPPPFVEMIPVPSKAIPCSSDIDSGVPEEPVVQLVTNTAVDAEVPANKVELGELEKVDEELDSPGRSGDALCEPSRVEAS; encoded by the exons atggatgtAACAGAAGTTACAGTGATACACCATGTGGGGATTGTGTTAATGGTGATCTGGTTTCTCTCTCACTTCAATTGCTGCCACCCAGTTGCTTACTTCATCTCTCTCATTTATCTCTACCTG GTTCATGAGCGGTATGTTATGAGATTGCGGAAGAAATTACAATTTGAGGAAAGAAAACAGGCTAATCAGAGAAGG GTACTTTCTGATTCTGAGACCGTGCGGTGGTTGAACCATGCAGTTGAAAAGATATGGCCTATATGTATGGAACAGATTGCTTCACAGAAAGTTCTCCTCCCTATCATACCTTGGTTTTTGGAGAAGTACAAACCGTGGACTGTT GGTAAAGCTATAGTACAGCATCTTTACTTGGGAAGAAACCCACCTATGTTCACAGAGATGAGAGTTCTTCGCCAATCTACTGATGATGACCACTTG GTTCTGGAGTTGGGGATGAATTTTCTGACAGCTGATGATATGCTTGGAATTCTAGCTGTGAAACTGAGGAAAAGACTAGGTTTTGGAATCTGGGCAAAGTTGCATATTACAGGCATGCATGTTGAAGGGAAG gTCCTGATTGGGGTGAGGTTCCTTTGCAAGTGGCCTTTCCTAGGCCGTGTGCGGTTATGCTTCGTTGAGCCTCCATATTTTCAAATGACCGTCAAGCCTATTTTCACTCATGGGCTTAACGTTACAGAAGTCCCTGGGATTGATGGCTGGCTG GATAAGCTTCTCTCTGTTGCCTTCGAGCAGACACTTGTTCAG CCTAATATGCTGGTCGTTGACATGGAGAAATTTACTTCACCGGAACAGG AAAGCTGGTTCTCTGTGGATGAGAAGGATCCTGTTGCTTATGTGAGAGTAGAAGTTATCAAAGCATCTGACATCAAAGCCTCCGATCTAAATG GATTCGCTGACCCTTATGTGAAGGGTCATTTGGGTGTTTACCAATTCAAAACTAAGATACAAAAGAAAACGCTGACTCCAAAATGGCACGAGGAATTTAAGATCCCCATAATCACCTGGGATTCACCAAATGTACTAGCTATTGAAGTTCATGACAAGGACATATTTGTTGATGATGCCCTTGG AGAGTGTTCCATTAACATCAGCGATTTTAGGAATGGCGTGAGGCATGACATGTGGTTGCCTCTTCAGAAGGCTGGGAGGCTGCATCTTGCGGTAACCGTACTTGACGAAAATGGGAAG AAAAATCTTCAGGGGCTTGACTTGAACCGCTTTCATACACAGGGAGATGACTCTCCAGATGTTCAGGAAAAGCCAGATGTGAAAGAACGAAGAAATTCCTTTGCCAGTGACACTGGTAATAAAGGTTCCTTCTCATCTATATCCTCAGGGAAATCTGCTAAAGTAGCAGATCATTTTGAGCCGATTGATATTGATGGCCAGAAAGAGACTGGTATATGGGTCCATCACCCAGGAAGTGAAGTTTCACAAACTTGGGAGGCCAGAAAAGGAAAGGGTCGACGACTTAATACCCAAATTCAAGGGGAGCCTAATGGTAGTGGCATTGGATCCCAAGTTAATGATACCAGCAGCACTGATGAAAATCCTGAAGATAAACGGCGAATGGCATCAGTTCGCAGGGGTCTGCATAAGATCGGTTCGGTGTTCCATAGGAATTCCAAGGAGGATAATTCATGCACCTTTAAAGAGCCACTCGAAACCCCACGCGTGAATCTAAGGGCAGTTAATGAAAATAATATTGGTGTGAGATATGTTGTGGAAGACGGCCTTTGTAGCTCTCCTTCTGGCAAGACAAATTCAAAAGGAGGGGCTTTAAGTTCTGGAGAGAGTGGTTCGGATAGCCCAGGAAAGGGCAATGTTAAAGACATGGCAAAGAGTCTCTACAAAAGTGCTGAAAGGTCGGTAAAGCATGCACTTTCACGGAAAGGTTCTAGAAAGTCTCAAGCTGATCCCCGCGCAGTGAGCGAAAAAGAAATTTTAGCAGATTCGACCTCTTCTGATGACGATGATTCTCTTCCGCCCCCATTTGTTGAAATGATACCAGTTCCCTCCAAGGCTATACCTTGCAGCTCCGATATTGATTCAGGTGTACCAGAGGAGCCCGTGGTTCAGCTGGTAACTAACACCGCAGTGGATGCTGAAGTCCCAGCGAACAAGGTTGAACTTGGAGAACTCGAAAAAGTGGATGAGGAGCTGGACAGCCCTGGAAGAAGTGGCGATGCATTGTGCGAGCCGTCAAGAGTTGAAGCTAGCTGA
- the LOC126614316 gene encoding C2 domain-containing protein At1g53590-like isoform X1: MDVTEVTVIHHVGIVLMVIWFLSHFNCCHPVAYFISLIYLYLVHERYVMRLRKKLQFEERKQANQRRVLSDSETVRWLNHAVEKIWPICMEQIASQKVLLPIIPWFLEKYKPWTVGKAIVQHLYLGRNPPMFTEMRVLRQSTDDDHLVLELGMNFLTADDMLGILAVKLRKRLGFGIWAKLHITGMHVEGKVLIGVRFLCKWPFLGRVRLCFVEPPYFQMTVKPIFTHGLNVTEVPGIDGWLDKLLSVAFEQTLVQPNMLVVDMEKFTSPEQESWFSVDEKDPVAYVRVEVIKASDIKASDLNGFADPYVKGHLGVYQFKTKIQKKTLTPKWHEEFKIPIITWDSPNVLAIEVHDKDIFVDDALGECSINISDFRNGVRHDMWLPLQKAGRLHLAVTVLDENGKEQKNLQGLDLNRFHTQGDDSPDVQEKPDVKERRNSFASDTGNKGSFSSISSGKSAKVADHFEPIDIDGQKETGIWVHHPGSEVSQTWEARKGKGRRLNTQIQGEPNGSGIGSQVNDTSSTDENPEDKRRMASVRRGLHKIGSVFHRNSKEDNSCTFKEPLETPRVNLRAVNENNIGVRYVVEDGLCSSPSGKTNSKGGALSSGESGSDSPGKGNVKDMAKSLYKSAERSVKHALSRKGSRKSQADPRAVSEKEILADSTSSDDDDSLPPPFVEMIPVPSKAIPCSSDIDSGVPEEPVVQLVTNTAVDAEVPANKVELGELEKVDEELDSPGRSGDALCEPSRVEAS, from the exons atggatgtAACAGAAGTTACAGTGATACACCATGTGGGGATTGTGTTAATGGTGATCTGGTTTCTCTCTCACTTCAATTGCTGCCACCCAGTTGCTTACTTCATCTCTCTCATTTATCTCTACCTG GTTCATGAGCGGTATGTTATGAGATTGCGGAAGAAATTACAATTTGAGGAAAGAAAACAGGCTAATCAGAGAAGG GTACTTTCTGATTCTGAGACCGTGCGGTGGTTGAACCATGCAGTTGAAAAGATATGGCCTATATGTATGGAACAGATTGCTTCACAGAAAGTTCTCCTCCCTATCATACCTTGGTTTTTGGAGAAGTACAAACCGTGGACTGTT GGTAAAGCTATAGTACAGCATCTTTACTTGGGAAGAAACCCACCTATGTTCACAGAGATGAGAGTTCTTCGCCAATCTACTGATGATGACCACTTG GTTCTGGAGTTGGGGATGAATTTTCTGACAGCTGATGATATGCTTGGAATTCTAGCTGTGAAACTGAGGAAAAGACTAGGTTTTGGAATCTGGGCAAAGTTGCATATTACAGGCATGCATGTTGAAGGGAAG gTCCTGATTGGGGTGAGGTTCCTTTGCAAGTGGCCTTTCCTAGGCCGTGTGCGGTTATGCTTCGTTGAGCCTCCATATTTTCAAATGACCGTCAAGCCTATTTTCACTCATGGGCTTAACGTTACAGAAGTCCCTGGGATTGATGGCTGGCTG GATAAGCTTCTCTCTGTTGCCTTCGAGCAGACACTTGTTCAG CCTAATATGCTGGTCGTTGACATGGAGAAATTTACTTCACCGGAACAGG AAAGCTGGTTCTCTGTGGATGAGAAGGATCCTGTTGCTTATGTGAGAGTAGAAGTTATCAAAGCATCTGACATCAAAGCCTCCGATCTAAATG GATTCGCTGACCCTTATGTGAAGGGTCATTTGGGTGTTTACCAATTCAAAACTAAGATACAAAAGAAAACGCTGACTCCAAAATGGCACGAGGAATTTAAGATCCCCATAATCACCTGGGATTCACCAAATGTACTAGCTATTGAAGTTCATGACAAGGACATATTTGTTGATGATGCCCTTGG AGAGTGTTCCATTAACATCAGCGATTTTAGGAATGGCGTGAGGCATGACATGTGGTTGCCTCTTCAGAAGGCTGGGAGGCTGCATCTTGCGGTAACCGTACTTGACGAAAATGGGAAG gAACAGAAAAATCTTCAGGGGCTTGACTTGAACCGCTTTCATACACAGGGAGATGACTCTCCAGATGTTCAGGAAAAGCCAGATGTGAAAGAACGAAGAAATTCCTTTGCCAGTGACACTGGTAATAAAGGTTCCTTCTCATCTATATCCTCAGGGAAATCTGCTAAAGTAGCAGATCATTTTGAGCCGATTGATATTGATGGCCAGAAAGAGACTGGTATATGGGTCCATCACCCAGGAAGTGAAGTTTCACAAACTTGGGAGGCCAGAAAAGGAAAGGGTCGACGACTTAATACCCAAATTCAAGGGGAGCCTAATGGTAGTGGCATTGGATCCCAAGTTAATGATACCAGCAGCACTGATGAAAATCCTGAAGATAAACGGCGAATGGCATCAGTTCGCAGGGGTCTGCATAAGATCGGTTCGGTGTTCCATAGGAATTCCAAGGAGGATAATTCATGCACCTTTAAAGAGCCACTCGAAACCCCACGCGTGAATCTAAGGGCAGTTAATGAAAATAATATTGGTGTGAGATATGTTGTGGAAGACGGCCTTTGTAGCTCTCCTTCTGGCAAGACAAATTCAAAAGGAGGGGCTTTAAGTTCTGGAGAGAGTGGTTCGGATAGCCCAGGAAAGGGCAATGTTAAAGACATGGCAAAGAGTCTCTACAAAAGTGCTGAAAGGTCGGTAAAGCATGCACTTTCACGGAAAGGTTCTAGAAAGTCTCAAGCTGATCCCCGCGCAGTGAGCGAAAAAGAAATTTTAGCAGATTCGACCTCTTCTGATGACGATGATTCTCTTCCGCCCCCATTTGTTGAAATGATACCAGTTCCCTCCAAGGCTATACCTTGCAGCTCCGATATTGATTCAGGTGTACCAGAGGAGCCCGTGGTTCAGCTGGTAACTAACACCGCAGTGGATGCTGAAGTCCCAGCGAACAAGGTTGAACTTGGAGAACTCGAAAAAGTGGATGAGGAGCTGGACAGCCCTGGAAGAAGTGGCGATGCATTGTGCGAGCCGTCAAGAGTTGAAGCTAGCTGA
- the LOC126614316 gene encoding C2 domain-containing protein At1g53590-like isoform X3: protein MDVTEVTVIHHVGIVLMVIWFLSHFNCCHPVAYFISLIYLYLVHERYVMRLRKKLQFEERKQANQRRVLSDSETVRWLNHAVEKIWPICMEQIASQKVLLPIIPWFLEKYKPWTVGKAIVQHLYLGRNPPMFTEMRVLRQSTDDDHLVLELGMNFLTADDMLGILAVKLRKRLGFGIWAKLHITGMHVEGKVLIGVRFLCKWPFLGRVRLCFVEPPYFQMTVKPIFTHGLNVTEVPGIDGWLDKLLSVAFEQTLVQPNMLVVDMEKFTSPEQESWFSVDEKDPVAYVRVEVIKASDIKASDLNGFADPYVKGHLGVYQFKTKIQKKTLTPKWHEEFKIPIITWDSPNVLAIEVHDKDIFVDDALGECSINISDFRNGVRHDMWLPLQKAGRLHLAVTVLDENGKGDDSPDVQEKPDVKERRNSFASDTGNKGSFSSISSGKSAKVADHFEPIDIDGQKETGIWVHHPGSEVSQTWEARKGKGRRLNTQIQGEPNGSGIGSQVNDTSSTDENPEDKRRMASVRRGLHKIGSVFHRNSKEDNSCTFKEPLETPRVNLRAVNENNIGVRYVVEDGLCSSPSGKTNSKGGALSSGESGSDSPGKGNVKDMAKSLYKSAERSVKHALSRKGSRKSQADPRAVSEKEILADSTSSDDDDSLPPPFVEMIPVPSKAIPCSSDIDSGVPEEPVVQLVTNTAVDAEVPANKVELGELEKVDEELDSPGRSGDALCEPSRVEAS from the exons atggatgtAACAGAAGTTACAGTGATACACCATGTGGGGATTGTGTTAATGGTGATCTGGTTTCTCTCTCACTTCAATTGCTGCCACCCAGTTGCTTACTTCATCTCTCTCATTTATCTCTACCTG GTTCATGAGCGGTATGTTATGAGATTGCGGAAGAAATTACAATTTGAGGAAAGAAAACAGGCTAATCAGAGAAGG GTACTTTCTGATTCTGAGACCGTGCGGTGGTTGAACCATGCAGTTGAAAAGATATGGCCTATATGTATGGAACAGATTGCTTCACAGAAAGTTCTCCTCCCTATCATACCTTGGTTTTTGGAGAAGTACAAACCGTGGACTGTT GGTAAAGCTATAGTACAGCATCTTTACTTGGGAAGAAACCCACCTATGTTCACAGAGATGAGAGTTCTTCGCCAATCTACTGATGATGACCACTTG GTTCTGGAGTTGGGGATGAATTTTCTGACAGCTGATGATATGCTTGGAATTCTAGCTGTGAAACTGAGGAAAAGACTAGGTTTTGGAATCTGGGCAAAGTTGCATATTACAGGCATGCATGTTGAAGGGAAG gTCCTGATTGGGGTGAGGTTCCTTTGCAAGTGGCCTTTCCTAGGCCGTGTGCGGTTATGCTTCGTTGAGCCTCCATATTTTCAAATGACCGTCAAGCCTATTTTCACTCATGGGCTTAACGTTACAGAAGTCCCTGGGATTGATGGCTGGCTG GATAAGCTTCTCTCTGTTGCCTTCGAGCAGACACTTGTTCAG CCTAATATGCTGGTCGTTGACATGGAGAAATTTACTTCACCGGAACAGG AAAGCTGGTTCTCTGTGGATGAGAAGGATCCTGTTGCTTATGTGAGAGTAGAAGTTATCAAAGCATCTGACATCAAAGCCTCCGATCTAAATG GATTCGCTGACCCTTATGTGAAGGGTCATTTGGGTGTTTACCAATTCAAAACTAAGATACAAAAGAAAACGCTGACTCCAAAATGGCACGAGGAATTTAAGATCCCCATAATCACCTGGGATTCACCAAATGTACTAGCTATTGAAGTTCATGACAAGGACATATTTGTTGATGATGCCCTTGG AGAGTGTTCCATTAACATCAGCGATTTTAGGAATGGCGTGAGGCATGACATGTGGTTGCCTCTTCAGAAGGCTGGGAGGCTGCATCTTGCGGTAACCGTACTTGACGAAAATGGGAAG GGAGATGACTCTCCAGATGTTCAGGAAAAGCCAGATGTGAAAGAACGAAGAAATTCCTTTGCCAGTGACACTGGTAATAAAGGTTCCTTCTCATCTATATCCTCAGGGAAATCTGCTAAAGTAGCAGATCATTTTGAGCCGATTGATATTGATGGCCAGAAAGAGACTGGTATATGGGTCCATCACCCAGGAAGTGAAGTTTCACAAACTTGGGAGGCCAGAAAAGGAAAGGGTCGACGACTTAATACCCAAATTCAAGGGGAGCCTAATGGTAGTGGCATTGGATCCCAAGTTAATGATACCAGCAGCACTGATGAAAATCCTGAAGATAAACGGCGAATGGCATCAGTTCGCAGGGGTCTGCATAAGATCGGTTCGGTGTTCCATAGGAATTCCAAGGAGGATAATTCATGCACCTTTAAAGAGCCACTCGAAACCCCACGCGTGAATCTAAGGGCAGTTAATGAAAATAATATTGGTGTGAGATATGTTGTGGAAGACGGCCTTTGTAGCTCTCCTTCTGGCAAGACAAATTCAAAAGGAGGGGCTTTAAGTTCTGGAGAGAGTGGTTCGGATAGCCCAGGAAAGGGCAATGTTAAAGACATGGCAAAGAGTCTCTACAAAAGTGCTGAAAGGTCGGTAAAGCATGCACTTTCACGGAAAGGTTCTAGAAAGTCTCAAGCTGATCCCCGCGCAGTGAGCGAAAAAGAAATTTTAGCAGATTCGACCTCTTCTGATGACGATGATTCTCTTCCGCCCCCATTTGTTGAAATGATACCAGTTCCCTCCAAGGCTATACCTTGCAGCTCCGATATTGATTCAGGTGTACCAGAGGAGCCCGTGGTTCAGCTGGTAACTAACACCGCAGTGGATGCTGAAGTCCCAGCGAACAAGGTTGAACTTGGAGAACTCGAAAAAGTGGATGAGGAGCTGGACAGCCCTGGAAGAAGTGGCGATGCATTGTGCGAGCCGTCAAGAGTTGAAGCTAGCTGA
- the LOC126617192 gene encoding uncharacterized protein LOC126617192, giving the protein MLPILNLGRTAVVASIDWPQIIQDLYSVNQDPNNGLVGGGMIREHFRAFRQETGRKPERIIFYMLVNCCRRDICHLLLLLWHRLARLLTPSFVIQGSSTVISTAMLAFSDLCCLSYEPVPSLVLSFRTHLAVLAEHVLLPSTLHLEPQVFGFTEVNPEGNVPVVKFDDKWVADSDVIVGIIEEKYPEPSLKIPPKFAYVRLGMECLPQAVPKEYLFLWLHVDACFLSDILLLGVSDLVRDKLAAKLKSDPTCLLCFWWDYNSRFV; this is encoded by the exons ATGTTACCCATCCTCAACCTGGGAAGGACAGCA GTGGTGGCGTCAATAGATTGGCCACAGATAATCCAAGATCTTTATAGTGTAAACCAGGATCCTAACAATGGTCTTGTTGGAGGAGGAATGATCAG GGAGCATTTCAGAGCATTTCGACAAGAAACTGGCCGTAAACCAGAGAGAATTATCTTCTACAT GCTTGTCAATTGCTGCAGGAGGGATATCTGCCACCTCTTACTTTTGTTGTGGCACAGACTG GCACGGTTGCTGACACCCAGTTTTGTCATCCAAGGGAGTTCAACTGTTATCTCAACAGCCATGCTAGCATTCAG TGACCTATGCTGTTTATCTTATGAACCGGTGCCATCGCTCGTTCTCTCTTTTAGAACTCATTTGGCCGTGCTTGCTGAACATGTTTTGCTCCCCTCCACCCTTCATCTAGAACCGCAAGTCTTTGG GTTTACGGAAGTGAATCCAGAGGGGAATGTGCCTGTGGTGAAGTTTGATGACAAATGGGTGGCGGATTCTGATGTCATTGTTGGGATCATTGAGGAAAAGTACCCTGAACCTTCTCTTAAAATTCCTCCTAAATTTGCTTATGT AAGGTTAGGCATGGAGTGTCTACCCCAAGCTGTACCAAAAGAG TATCTTTTTCTTTGGTTGCATGTTGATGCATGTTTTTTGTCTGACATTTTATTGCTTGGGGTAAGTGATTTG GTTAGGGATAAGCTCGCAGCCAAACTCAAGAGTGACCCAACCTGTTTGCTCTGTTTTTGGTGGGACTACAATTCCAGATTCGTATAG